Proteins encoded in a region of the Photobacterium angustum genome:
- the gfa gene encoding S-(hydroxymethyl)glutathione synthase, translating to MLKLFAKLFNRNDRPTIINIHPAVNRGITPTNNTLNGGKLQCHCRSNKVTVSLEGQTAHNHICGCSKCWKPKDALFSQVAVIPRDKVTVTANADKLKVVDDAAVIKRFACKDCGVHMYGRIKDTNHPFYGLDFVHTELSAEQGWSEPTFAAFVSSLIEAGVDPKEMGAIRSRIEELGMESYDCLSPALMDAIAAHVAQQKK from the coding sequence ATGCTAAAACTATTCGCTAAACTATTTAACCGAAATGATCGCCCTACCATCATTAACATTCACCCAGCCGTTAATCGTGGTATTACACCAACAAATAACACTTTAAATGGCGGTAAACTACAATGCCACTGTCGTTCAAATAAAGTGACAGTATCTTTAGAAGGTCAAACAGCACATAACCATATTTGTGGTTGTTCTAAATGTTGGAAACCTAAAGATGCACTATTTTCACAAGTCGCTGTTATTCCAAGAGATAAAGTAACAGTAACAGCAAATGCAGATAAATTAAAAGTTGTTGATGACGCAGCTGTGATTAAGCGTTTTGCGTGTAAAGACTGTGGTGTTCATATGTATGGTCGTATTAAAGATACTAACCACCCATTCTACGGCTTAGATTTTGTACATACTGAACTGTCAGCAGAGCAAGGCTGGTCTGAGCCTACTTTTGCAGCATTTGTATCATCTCTAATTGAAGCAGGCGTTGACCCTAAAGAAATGGGTGCAATCCGTTCTCGTATTGAAGAATTAGGTATGGAATCTTACGATTGCTTATCACCTGCATTAATGGATGCCATTGCTGCCCATGTTGCA
- a CDS encoding NAD(P)/FAD-dependent oxidoreductase, translating to MSRIVIVGGGAAGLELSTLLAKTVRKEDEIILVEPETHHFWKPRLHEIAAGTFDSDLDTVCYFTHGARHGYQHYQAAMTDIDRDNKMLSVRRPDGTEAALKYDYLVIAIGAVSNDFNTTGAKDHCLFLDSASQARQAWHQVSLILRASEDRSVNIVGAGATGVELAAELARVSQKLQRYNGAPLHINLIEAAGRVLPNSPEKMSEKVQKELERNNVNVLLDTRIREVTDKGMLTVDNRELNADVQFWAAGVKAPDWLNGIGGLSYNRMNQIQVNANLTTTVDDSIFSLGDCASIPQADGSFVPPKAQAANRAAVHLAKSLGGMLRGKPLTDFEFKDGGMVVAVGHHFAVGSFAPGSKMEGKMVLQGRLIRRLYDTIFRLHQRTVTGMFTVSRLMIAKRLKAVFKPNGI from the coding sequence ATGTCACGAATCGTTATTGTAGGTGGCGGTGCCGCAGGCTTAGAGTTATCAACTCTATTAGCAAAAACCGTACGTAAAGAAGATGAAATTATTCTTGTAGAACCAGAAACGCATCACTTCTGGAAACCTCGCTTGCATGAAATTGCAGCAGGTACTTTTGATAGCGACTTAGATACAGTTTGTTATTTCACCCATGGTGCACGTCATGGCTATCAACATTACCAAGCCGCGATGACAGATATTGATCGTGATAATAAAATGCTTTCTGTTCGTCGTCCTGATGGTACAGAAGCGGCTTTAAAATACGATTATCTTGTTATTGCGATTGGTGCGGTAAGTAACGACTTTAATACCACTGGTGCAAAAGATCATTGCTTATTCCTAGATTCAGCAAGTCAAGCGCGTCAAGCATGGCATCAAGTTAGCCTGATCCTTCGTGCAAGTGAAGATCGCTCAGTAAATATTGTTGGTGCTGGTGCGACTGGTGTAGAGCTTGCAGCAGAGCTTGCTCGTGTTAGCCAGAAACTTCAACGCTATAATGGTGCGCCACTGCATATCAACTTGATTGAAGCTGCAGGTCGTGTATTACCAAATAGCCCTGAAAAAATGTCGGAAAAAGTACAAAAAGAGCTTGAGCGTAATAACGTGAATGTTCTTCTTGATACACGTATTCGTGAAGTCACTGATAAAGGTATGCTAACAGTTGATAACCGTGAATTAAACGCTGACGTACAGTTCTGGGCTGCAGGTGTTAAAGCGCCGGATTGGCTAAACGGTATTGGCGGCTTAAGTTATAACCGTATGAACCAAATTCAGGTGAATGCTAATTTAACAACAACGGTTGATGACAGCATCTTCTCTTTAGGTGATTGTGCGTCAATCCCTCAGGCTGATGGCAGCTTTGTTCCACCTAAAGCACAAGCGGCTAACCGTGCGGCAGTTCACTTAGCAAAAAGCCTTGGTGGTATGCTACGTGGTAAACCACTAACTGACTTCGAATTTAAAGATGGCGGTATGGTTGTTGCTGTCGGTCACCATTTTGCAGTAGGTTCATTTGCACCTGGCTCAAAAATGGAAGGGAAAATGGTTCTTCAAGGACGTCTAATTCGTCGTCTATACGATACAATTTTCCGTCTCCACCAACGTACTGTTACGGGGATGTTTACTGTTTCACGCTTGATGATTGCAAAACGTCTTAAAGCTGTATTTAAACCTAACGGTATTTAA